The following proteins are encoded in a genomic region of Sorangiineae bacterium MSr12523:
- a CDS encoding protein kinase: MSTVTPVTVGPQPDTQGDTVRDIGVDRPGVGVRILGHLRIEQVLESSDEWSLYLADDEERAELVLVAMATSEIALAACLSGPASGDVIKRTTLQTRQLAIVALNEAHLERFGDRLLPREANTKETLQSASEQAGPRLLDGSTFAGRYRIDGLLGRGGMGEVYRAYDDTFQRAVALKILRVDNAEGTTDHREEAKRRLLHEARVVSSLKHPHIVEIYDAGESDELPYLVLELCDGGNLRKAMAGDAELDDKIRWLKEIAEALAYAHHHAIIHRDIKPENVILTADGRAKVVDFGIAKALKQVGIGNNTLFGLVGTPRYMAPEQLLGGTIDARADQYAWGLVAHELLTKTHPRIGNIAQATTDKGATNIPLVPANIRRVLARAMESRPDARYADFSALLEDMRAPARRRPSWPLLVCTVAALGAMAASLASSRGLIHGGGSEVSPATDAATVFDSEKVDAEMVNRCAPAARSSFAVGLQLWRDASQWEAVPKFEEATKSDPECASARLYYLLAATHTFPKRREHFRHAREQRSRLNERERQMLDALEPSIVDPPNNDELDRRAKALVARMPHDLDARRILTRTLRRLDKLDEALRLIEETSALQRDPIPGNEFEAAMIQFRRRDESAAFDHLDRCLQTSPDSADCLQWKGLYLASKGECKAAEGSLRHAVSVMPQNAYAHFALGNVLLTTTTDSAAARGVFEERWRLLSTDQLEPTPSVATARVSDEYRMALVGGEMAEALRLLRKWNDEVATTNSGRFRGEPLIQLIDLLRDLGQADEARALAMKGLREQRSWSNDDKLDIGIELARLAYLTNAIGADEYRQIRDDWIKSRPRQSTEQWIQAFAGLPDVGADMAPPIAPGQYALDWISMSPEKYARVTMELLRLGRTADAVQHADAAVNCCLAFSPAGHIHAQVAAAKAHDVAGDTATACKWYRTLKARFASAPRSPIFQLAATRVKVLACGKDSQPTAERSN, encoded by the coding sequence GTGAGCACGGTCACCCCGGTGACCGTCGGCCCCCAGCCAGACACTCAGGGGGACACGGTACGCGACATCGGCGTTGACCGACCTGGGGTCGGTGTTCGCATACTCGGCCACCTTCGGATCGAACAGGTTCTTGAATCCTCGGACGAGTGGAGCCTCTACCTCGCGGATGACGAGGAGCGCGCGGAGCTGGTGCTTGTCGCAATGGCGACTTCCGAGATCGCTCTAGCAGCTTGCCTTTCGGGTCCGGCCAGTGGAGACGTCATCAAGAGAACTACGCTGCAAACCCGGCAGCTCGCCATCGTGGCGCTCAACGAAGCTCACCTCGAACGGTTTGGCGACCGCCTTCTGCCACGAGAGGCGAACACGAAGGAAACGCTGCAATCGGCCAGCGAACAGGCCGGTCCCCGCCTTCTGGACGGCAGCACCTTCGCGGGCCGGTACCGCATTGATGGCCTCCTTGGCCGCGGCGGCATGGGCGAGGTATATCGCGCGTACGACGACACCTTTCAGCGCGCAGTCGCCCTCAAGATCCTGCGCGTCGACAACGCGGAAGGAACGACGGACCATCGCGAAGAGGCCAAACGGCGCCTTCTTCACGAAGCACGAGTGGTTTCGTCGCTCAAACATCCCCACATCGTGGAGATTTACGACGCGGGAGAGTCAGATGAACTTCCTTATTTGGTCCTCGAGCTCTGCGACGGCGGCAACCTTCGAAAAGCGATGGCGGGCGATGCAGAGCTAGACGACAAGATTCGTTGGTTGAAGGAAATCGCAGAGGCTCTCGCATACGCGCACCATCACGCGATTATCCATCGCGACATAAAACCAGAGAACGTCATTCTGACGGCCGACGGGCGCGCGAAGGTCGTGGACTTCGGGATCGCGAAAGCGCTGAAACAAGTAGGGATCGGCAACAACACGCTATTTGGTCTCGTCGGTACGCCGCGTTACATGGCCCCGGAGCAACTACTCGGCGGCACGATTGATGCACGGGCCGATCAATATGCGTGGGGACTCGTAGCTCATGAGCTTTTGACCAAAACGCACCCCAGGATCGGCAATATTGCCCAAGCAACTACAGATAAGGGCGCCACCAATATTCCGTTGGTGCCCGCGAATATCCGCCGCGTGCTCGCGCGAGCCATGGAGAGTCGTCCGGATGCGCGCTACGCGGACTTCAGCGCACTCCTCGAAGATATGCGAGCCCCTGCTCGCCGGCGTCCCTCGTGGCCCCTTCTCGTTTGCACGGTTGCCGCACTTGGCGCGATGGCCGCGTCGCTGGCGAGTTCGCGCGGCTTGATCCACGGTGGCGGCAGTGAGGTATCGCCTGCAACTGATGCTGCGACCGTCTTCGACTCAGAGAAGGTAGACGCTGAAATGGTCAATCGTTGCGCTCCAGCAGCGAGATCTTCCTTTGCGGTGGGGCTCCAACTCTGGCGCGACGCCTCCCAATGGGAAGCCGTGCCCAAGTTCGAGGAAGCTACCAAGTCCGACCCGGAGTGCGCGTCCGCAAGACTATACTATCTGCTTGCGGCGACCCATACATTTCCAAAGCGTCGCGAACACTTTCGCCACGCCCGCGAGCAGCGTTCACGCCTGAACGAGCGGGAACGTCAGATGCTGGATGCGCTTGAACCGTCCATCGTCGATCCTCCGAATAACGACGAACTAGACCGTCGGGCCAAAGCACTGGTCGCCCGGATGCCGCACGATCTGGACGCTCGCAGGATCCTCACACGTACCCTGCGTCGGCTCGACAAGCTCGATGAGGCGCTTCGCCTGATCGAAGAAACGAGTGCTCTCCAGCGAGATCCCATTCCCGGGAACGAGTTCGAGGCAGCGATGATCCAGTTTCGTCGGCGCGATGAGTCCGCGGCCTTCGACCACTTAGACAGGTGCTTGCAAACCTCTCCGGATTCGGCCGATTGCCTCCAATGGAAAGGCCTTTATCTTGCATCAAAGGGCGAGTGCAAAGCGGCCGAGGGTTCGCTACGCCACGCCGTGTCTGTCATGCCCCAAAATGCCTACGCGCATTTCGCGTTGGGCAACGTTCTGCTCACCACGACGACCGATTCAGCCGCAGCACGCGGGGTCTTCGAGGAGCGGTGGCGACTTCTTTCCACGGACCAGCTAGAGCCTACGCCAAGCGTCGCCACCGCTCGGGTTTCCGATGAATACCGAATGGCACTCGTAGGCGGTGAGATGGCGGAAGCCCTACGCCTTCTCAGAAAGTGGAACGACGAGGTCGCGACGACCAATAGTGGTCGGTTTCGCGGTGAGCCACTCATTCAGCTTATCGACCTTTTGCGGGACCTTGGACAAGCTGACGAAGCGCGTGCTCTCGCGATGAAAGGATTGCGGGAGCAGCGTTCATGGTCGAACGATGATAAGCTGGACATAGGCATCGAGCTCGCTCGGCTGGCTTATCTCACGAATGCAATCGGGGCCGACGAATACCGCCAGATTCGAGACGACTGGATAAAGAGTCGACCTCGCCAGTCCACCGAACAATGGATTCAAGCTTTTGCGGGGCTGCCGGACGTAGGAGCGGATATGGCACCGCCGATTGCGCCCGGCCAATACGCACTCGACTGGATTTCAATGTCACCTGAGAAGTATGCGCGCGTGACAATGGAATTGCTCCGGTTGGGGCGAACGGCCGATGCGGTCCAGCATGCCGATGCCGCAGTCAATTGCTGCCTCGCCTTCTCGCCGGCGGGACATATCCATGCGCAGGTTGCCGCCGCGAAAGCGCACGATGTGGCAGGTGACACGGCGACAGCTTGCAAATGGTATCGCACGTTGAAAGCGCGTTTCGCGAGTGCTCCGCGTAGCCCGATTTTTCAACTCGCAGCGACGCGCGTAAAGGTACTTGCGTGTGGCAAAGACTCTCAGCCGACGGCGGAACGCTCGAATTAA